The stretch of DNA CGAAGGAGGAAGGGGTCTCCCTGAACCGCATGGATTTGGAAGCCATGGACGCCTTGTGGGACCGGGTAAAAAGATCTGAAAGCGAAACCGAAAGGGACCGGGGCTGTGAGGCTTGATAAGTTTTTGAAAATTTCACGTATTGTGAAGCGTCGCACCGTCGCAAATGAAATGGCCGCAGCCGGCCGGGTTGAAATCAACGGAAAACGGGCCAAGCCGGGTGCCGAAGTCAAAACCGGAGATATTCTCCAGATCGGCTACGGGGCAAAGCAGATACGCGTCCGCGTGCTGGAAGTCAGAGAGTATGCAAAAAAAGAAGAGGCGGCATCTCTCTACGAGATCTTAAACAGCTGAAACATCGCTAAATCACCCATTTTGTCACACAATTGTCATATCGGGCCATTTCAGAACATTGCAAAACCGAACAAACTGCTCTACCATTGATTTACTATCAACAGGATGTCAGGTCGACAGGAGCACTCCATGCGATTGAGTTATGCTGAAAACCGCAGAGTTGAGCGCAGGCAATCGTCCCTGTCTTTTTTAGCGCGTTTCTTTGCCGGCGTGGCTGCGATCGTTATTCTGACACTCTGCGTTTCCGCCTATTTTAGCCAGCAAAGTGAATTTGAGCGCCTGACGGCGGAGAGGCGCAAATTGGAGCGCGAACGTGACCGCCTTTATGAAAGGTACGAGTCCTTGAAGAGCCTGGACGAAATTGCTGAATCCAATCAATACATCGAACGCATCGCGCGTGATTACCTCCGCATGGCCATGCCGGGCGACATTCTGATCATCACAGATTAACCCGTTACAGGAGTTCCGGGCGATGCTTTATCTGGGTTGCCATCTGTCGGCATCGGCGGGCTATCTGGCCATGGCCAGGACCGCCCTTTCAATTGGCGCCAACACCTTCCAATTCTTTACCCGAAACCCCAGAGGCGGAAAAGCGCGCGCCCTGGATCTGGACGATATCGAGGCCTATAACCGTTTTGCCAGAAAGAATGGAATCGGAACCATCGTAGCCCACGCGCCCTACACCATGAACCTTTGCTCCGACAAGGCATCCGTTCGTGAATTCGGACGCGATGTCCTTCGTGAAGACCTTGAACGGCTCCAGCACATTGACCATGTCGTCTATAACCTCCACCCGGGCAGCCATGTCGGCCAAGGCAGGGATCGGGGAATGGCCATGATTGCCGACGCACTGAATCAGGTGCTGACCGGAGACATCAAGACGCCGGTGCTTCTTGAGACCATGGCCGGCAAGGGCAGCGAAATCGGCTCCGCTTTCGGCGACCTGGCCGGTATCATCGACGGGGTCGTCCATAAGGACAAGATGGGCGTCTGCATGGACAGCTGCCATATGTATGACGCGGGTTATGATGTGGCGGGGGGCCTCGACCAGCTGCTGTCGGAATTCGACCGGCTTGTCGGCCTGGACCGGCTTCAGGCCTTTCATTTAAATGACAGCAAAAATGAAGCCGGAAGCGGAAAAGACCGGCATGCCAAGATCGGGGAAGGTACAATGGGGCTGGAGGCTGTCGTGCGGATAATCCGCCACCCCTTATTGCAGGGGCTGCCCTTTATTCTCGAGACGCCCAATGAAGTCGATGGCTATGCCAGGGAAATTGCGCTGCTTCGCAGCCTGGCAGGCTGATAGACGCTATTTCCCACATTCAGGCTTGTGGAAAACCGATCAATTCCTTTAGCGAATCGATTTCTTCTACAGCTCTCCCGACGGCATCCTGTGGGATAAAGTAATCGTAGATTCCACTGCCAGCCCCCAGTTCGATGGCCAGGGCAGCGCCTTTTCTGCCACGCTTCAAGTAAGGAATCTCCCGCTCCTCCAGGTAGGATTCAACATGCGCGCTCCAGATCATAGGGGCTGAGATCAGGTAGACCGGCTCATCAGGGGCTGGCCGGTTTCGGTCGCGCAGGGAGGCGTCTTTGGCTCTTCTTTTTAAAAAATTGAACATGGGTACGCGCCACACCTCCTCTTTCCAGTTTGCCCATCCATATCCGGGCACCAGCCGCGGCAAAAGGCCTGCTCTGTTAAAATGCTAACATCAGCCCGCCCTTCTGGGCAATGGAAAGGGGAGGTGTTTATGTTCCATGTCAACCACCCGGTTCTGTACGCCTTGGCATCGCTTGTCATTTTGTACGTGCTGGGGCAGTCAGTCTTTTTTACCATCCAGGCTTACAGGCGCGCCCGTGAGATGGGGATGGAAAAGTCGCTTCTCCGTGCAATCATGCGGGGTTCAGCCATCTTTACCCTGGCGCCTGCGGTAGCCATCCTGATCGGGGTCATCGCCCTGTCCCAGTATCTGGGCCTTCCCTTGCCCTGGCTCCGCCTCAGTGTTTTGGGAGCCATCACCTATGAGCTGCCCGCCGCTTCTGCCGCAGCGTCCGCCCTGGGTATTTCCATAACGGATGCCATCGTGGATGCCCGGGCTTACTCAACCATTGCCTGGGTGATGACCCTGGGGATTCTTTCAGGAATCGTCGTCATCACTTTCTTTCTCAAACGGATTGAAAAAGGCTTGATGACCATCAAGTCAAAGGATGAGAAGTGGGGCGCGCTTTTGATGGATTCACTTTTCATTGGAATGGTTTCCGCTTTTCTCGGCATGATTTTTTCAAAAATCCGTCTTGGCCTGGCCGGGTGGATTCCTGTTTTTGTCATGATTTTCTCATCCGTCCTGATGCTGATTTTCGGCTTTCTCGTCAAAAAGAAGAAGATCGCCTGGCTTGAAAATTATGCCATGCCCTTCAGCATGATGGGTGCCATGGCCTTTTCCATTCCGCTCACTTTTTGGATCGGAGGTTGACCATGAGCCTGTACGAAAGGAAAATTCATCGCTGGGGCCGCCTGTCAGGTATCCTGGCCATTATCATGTTCATCGCCTATCCGCTCCTGATGAGCCTTTACTTCAAGGCCTGGCCCTATCTTGGGGCCCTGGGCAAGGGTTTGCTCGGCGTTGTTCCCATCTTTTACACCATCGGCATCATCGAAGCCTTCACTTACGGACCCATGCTGGGATCCGGGGGCTCCTACCTGGGTTTTGTTACTGGAAATATCACCAACCTGAAAGCTCCCTGCGCCATCAATGCCATGAAGGTGGCAAAAGCGGATCCCGGCACGCCGGAAGGTGAGGTGGTCTCAACCCTGGCGATCGGCATCTCCTCCATGGTAACCACGGTGATTCTTTTTCTCGGCATGATCCTCCTGAGCAGCCTGGCGCCCATCCTGGAATCCCCGGTGTTCAAGCCAGCCTTTGATAATATCCTGCCGGCCCTGTTTGGAGGACTTGCGGTTGTCTTCATCTCCAGGAACTGGAAGATTGCCATCGGCCCCATGCTGTTCATGCTTGCCCTGTTCATCGTGCAGCCCGGCCTGGCGGATGCGGTGAGTGTCCTGGTTCCGGTAGGGGCCCTGATCACCCTGGCTATTTCACGGGTGCTCTACAAAAAGGGAAAGCTGTAGTTTTGAGAAGAGATGAAAAAGGGGCAGGCGGGATGTCTACGAAGTTCTGCGCCAGGTTTTTGGCGAAACGAAGAGCAGGAAGGGGAGGAACTCAAGACGTCCGGCCAGCATAAGAAAGCTCAGGACCATTTTTGTGAAGTCGCTGAAAGCGGAGAAATTGGAAGTCGGCCCGATGCTGGACAAGCCGGGGCCGACATTGTTGACGGCTGTGGCTGCAGCAGAAAAAGCAGTCATCAGATCGGGGCTCTCCAGGGACAAGAGGAGGGTACCGAGGGCCAGGAAAATGAGGTAAATAGAAAGGTAGCGAAGGACAGGCTGCTTATCACTTTCCGGAAGGATCTGGCCATCAATACGCACGGACATGACCTGCCTCTGGTCGCGCGACCGGAAAATCTGCTCGCGGGCTGACTTTAGATAGACAATGAAGCGGGATACCTTCAAGCCTCCCCCGGTCGAGCCAGCGGAAGCGCCGATCATCATGACCAGCAAAAGAAGGACCTGGCTGACGAGCGGCCAGAGGGTGAAATCCTGGGTGGCGTAACCGGTCGTACTCATGATGGAACTCACGGTAAAGAAAGAATGCTCAAACGCTTGCCCGGCGGTCGGGGATTGTCGGAGAATACCCAGGGTAACCAGCAGGGAGACGGTCAGATAAATGCCAAGGTACCAGCGCAGCTCCTCGCTTCGAAGTACCTGACGCAGCCCCTTGCGCAGGCTCAGGAAATAGACCTGGAAATTGACGCCGAAGAGGATCATGGCCGCTGTCAGCACCCAGTTGATGAATGAGCTCTGGTAAAAGCCAATGCTGGCGCTCTTATTGGAGAATCCGCCCGTCCCCGCGGCACCGAAGGCGTGGATGATGGCGTCAAAGACCGGCATGCCGCCCAAACAAAGCAGGACAAAAGTGATCAGGGTCATGACGAAGTAGATGGCGTAGAGGATCATGGCCGTTTTCCGGATTCTTGACACAAGTTTCCCGAAATAAGGGCCGGGCATTTCCGCTTTCATGATGTTGACAGAATCGGCGGGCGAATCGGCATTGATCACAAAGGCGAAGACCAGCACGCCCATGCCGCCGATAAAGTGGGTGAAACTGCGCCAGAAGAGGCAGTAATGTGACATGGACTCCACATCCTGGAGAATGGATGAACCGGTGGTTGTGAAGCCTGAAACAGTTTCAAAAAAAGCGTTGACAAAGCGGGGAATTTCTCCCGCCAGCATGAAGGCCAGGGCGCCCGCCAATGAAGCTGACAACCAGGTCAGAAAGGTGATTACCATGCCTTCGCTGGCGCGAAGCCTGATTCTTTCCGGCCGTTTCAGGGTCATCAGGGTGCCGAGGCCGAAGAAACCGACGGCGACCAAGCCAAAACTTTGGAGAGCCGGCTTGATTTCGCCGAAGACCAGGGCGACGACCAAGGGCAGGAGGAGCAGGAGAGAGCAGATCTGGAAAATCCGCCCCTGAACATAGCGAACTGAATTGAAATTCAATCTCAGCCTCCCAGGATATCGTCAAGGTCGGTAAGTCTTGTTCCGGTGGCGACGACAATGACACGGTCACCCGCCAGGATTTGGTCACCGCCGCCGGGAAAGAGGATTTCCTGACCGCGGGCGATGCAGGCAAGGCGCAGCTGCGGTCGGATATCGAGTTCCAGCAGGGTTTTGCCGATCACCTTGCTTCTGGGATTGGCGACGAACTCCAGAGCTTCAACCCGGCCTTCCTCGAAGCGGTAAAGCGCTTCGACGGAAGATCCCTGTGAATTGTCCAGCGCCCGGATGGTCCGGACGATTTCGTCAGAAACAATGTGATGAGGGGTGAGGACATTTTGTAAATCCGATTCACCTAAAATATTGAGCAGGCGGGTCCGGTTGATTTTTGTGATGGTTTTCTGTACGCCATTATGAGAGGCGACCCAGGAGGCCAGGACGTTCTCTTCGTCGATGCCCGTCAATGAAATGAAAGCGTCGTAGTGCTGGATGTTGCATTCTTCCAGAACCCGCTGGTCGGTTCCGTCAGCGCGGATGACATCCACCCAGGGGTAGTGCTGGAAGACGAACTCAGCAATGCCGCGGTCGCGTTCAATCAGCTTGACGGCATACTTCTGTTTGTTCATCAGGCCCAGGAGCCAGTAGGCGATGGCCCCGCCTCCCGTGATCAGAACATTCCTGATCCGGGGCGCCATGGTGTTGGTGTGGGCATAGAAGTTTTGAAGGGTGTCAACTTCTCCGGTTACATGAATGGTATCGCCGGCATGGATCACACTCTTGCCGTCCGGGACAAAAACCTCGCCGTCACGCCGGATTACGCAGACCATCAAGTCTTCGCCGCACTGGCGCTTGAAATCCAGAAGCTTCATCCCCGCAAGGATGCTGTCCCCGGGAACCCGGACAGCGACGATATATACCTTGCCGCGGAAAAAGCTTTCTACGCTGATGGCAGATGGATAGCGCAGCATCCTCATAATCTCTTTGGCGGATTCCAGGTTGGGGTTGATCAGGAGGTCAATGCCCAGGCTCTGCCTGAAAGCGGGCGTGGGGGGGCTGTAGTCGGGATTGGAGACGCGGGCGATGGTCTTTCCCGCCCCCAGGCTTTGCGCCAGAATGGCGGAGATAAGATTGATTTCGTCCGAGCCTGTCATGGCCATAAAGGCGTCGCATTCACCAACACCTGCTTCCAGCTGGGTGGCATAGCTTGCGGCATTGCCTATCACACCGGAGAGGTCGAATTCCTCCATGATGTCTTCGAACCACTCCTCATTTTTCTCAATGATGGTGACGTCGTGCCCCTCGGCCACCAGCTCCCCTGCAAGGGTGTGCCCGTATTTGCCGGCTCCGGCGATAACGATTTGCATGTTCGGCCTCCATGATGCAGCGGCTGCTTTAATCTCCGCACACCCGTGTTAGACGTATTCTAGCGCAATCCGCCTCTTTCGTGTTCAAATCAGAAGGGGCTGCCCTGCGGCAACCCCTTATTGGTGTAAGAATCCAGTCTATCGGTGTGGACTGAAGAATCGTACGGCTTTTCTTTGAACAACGAATTTTTGCGTTTCATGCCATTTCCCCCGTGCAAGGTTGCTGGCGTAAAAGTAATAGATGGGGTGCTGGACACCGCTCCCGCCTTGATCAAAAACAAAAGCAACCGCCTGCTTGACCGTGTTTGAAACATTGCGTTTGATGGCTGCGGTGTAACCATATTTCCTCTTAATCACCGCTGTGCTGTTGGTTCCTTCTTTCAGCATGGAATCCCGGATGCACTGCGCAACCAGAACGGCTCCAAGATAATCGTTTCCCCATTCGCCCATAACCAGCCCCTCCAAAGTCTGACGGTCCGATACCTGAAGTGTGCAGCCCTGGTAGTTGGGATCAGGTTCTTCGATTTGGATTAGAAACTGGCTGCCGGCATCGGGAGTCGCTTGCGGCCGCGGCTCTTCTTCAGCTGCTGCCTGTGTTTCGGCGTCTGCCCCGCTCTGCGTTTCTTTACTCTCCGCTTCTTCTCTTTCCGACTCTTTATTCTCTGCTTCTTTTTCCACTTGGAGGTTCTGTTTCCTCAGTTGATTGTCAATCAGTTCGCGTTTGGGCGGTTTGGCGGGAATTTCGCTTTTATGCTGAAATGCCTTGATCTCCGGGATCAGGCCCGGGGTTTTTGTCTGTCTGCGGCTGAGAGGCGATTCCTCAAACAAGATCAGTTCCTCAGCGTCTTCCGGCCGTATGTGGGGTTCCTCATCAAGGGATTCTTCTGCGAGTGGGTTCGCCTGGGATTCCTCTTTATGACCGATGGCCGGCAGGATTGTCAGAGCGATCGCCAGGATCAGCAGGCCGGTCACGGTTTTCGCATTTCTTTTTATTTTATCTTTCATAACAGTTCTCTTGTCTTTCTTTCATTCCCGGCGCTGCGCACAAATGTATGCAGGTTAAAACGACAATGGATTTGCGCGAGGAGGGAGTTTTATTTAGACCGCGTACCAGAATAGACCAGTCCAGCTGCATTTGAAAGCGTGAAAAAGCCGAATCCATCAGGGGCGAGGAGGCAGTTCCTTGTCAGATCGGTTGATTGGGTGCTGTGCATACGTCAATATAATTAAGCAATCAGTAACAATGATTGTTCATAATAGACAAAAATTTTCTGCTAAATGCTCCTTGTTCGAAAAATCCGGCAGATTGCAAAAGCCGGCCGCTCAAGGCTCTTACCTTCCAGCACCCGGCCCGGCTCACTTATTAAAGGTCAGGCGGTTTCCCAGGCAGGGTCGGGATTCCATGCACAGCCGGGGGAAAGAGGATAAAATGAAGACAATCAATTGCTTTTATCGGGATCTGAGGAGGTTGATGATGGCTAGCCGTACGTTTCTGGAGATGATGAAAGCCTATTCCGAGGCCAGGGGCCCTTCTGGATTTGAGCATGAGGCGGCGGATCTGGTGATCCAATACACGGGCGACCAGGGTGAAGTAATACGCGACACCATGCAGAATGTTTTCGTTCACCGCCACGGAAATGCGGGTGACCGCGTCCGCGTCCAGCTTGATGCCCATCTTGATGAAGTCGGTCTGATTGTCCAATCGATCAAACCCAACGGGATGCTGGGTGTGCTCCCACTCGGAAGCTGGGTGCCCGGCAATATTCCGGCACATCTTTTCCGCGTGCGGACCCGTGAACGCCGATGGATTCCCGCTATTGCCTCCAGCAAACCGCCTCATTACCTGACCGAAGCCGAAAGGAAAGAGGGGATCACCATGGAGCAGATCGAACTCGACATCGGCGCCGGTTCAAAGCAGGAAACTGAGGAGGAATTCGGTGTCGGCCTGGCGGCCCCCGTGGTTCCTGACGTTACCTTTGTTCATGACGAGGCGCGCGGTCTGCTCCTGGGAAAAGCCTTTGACTGCCGTCTGGGATGCGCCGCCATGACCGAAACCCTGAAAGAACTCCAGGGTGAGGCACTTGGGGTGGATGTCACCGCTGCCTTTTCCGTTCAGGAGGAGATCGGGGGCAGGGGGGCCATGGTGACTGCACGCCGGACCGGCGCCGACCTGGCCATCGTGTTTGAAGGGACACCTGCTGATGACAACTTCGCGCCCGCCGGCCATAGTCAGACAGCACTCGGCAAAGGCCCCATGCTCCGCCACATCGACCGGTCCATGATCACCCATCCCGGTTTCCAGCGCTACGCGCTGGCCCTTGCTGATGAAGAGGGTATTCCGGTCCAGGAAGCTGTCAGAAGCGGCGGCGGGACAAACGGAGGCTTGATTCATACGCAGGGGGCGGGGATTCCCACCATTGTCATCGGCATCCCGGTCCGCTACATCCATACACATTACGGCTGGGCCAGGCTGGGTGATGTGGAAAAGGCGGTCAGCCTTGCTGCCGCCCTCATCCGGTCCTTTGACGGGACCATCCTTGACCGCTTGATTTACTGAAGGTTCGCTTTAAAGACTGCCAATCGTTTCCCGGATCATGGATTCGGCCAAAATGGGATTGGCTCTGCCACCCGTTTCTTTCATGACACCGCCAATCAGTGAACGCATGGCGCTGTCCTTTCCCTTGAGGAAATCCCTGACCGCGCGCTCATTGGAAGCGACCGACCGCTCAACTGCCGGCCGCAGTTTTTCTTTGTCGTTGATCTGAGCCAGCTCGTGTTCCTCGATGTAGGAAGCCGGATCGAAGTCTTCTTCCATCAAAGCCTTGAGCACTTGCCTGCCCGTGTTGCTGTTGATCTCGCCCTTGGCCAGCAGGTCTGCCAGTTTTCCCAGACTGACGGGGTTCAGCAGGTCGTCTGTCGTGTCCTCGGTGTAAAGAGGCGCGACATCCGCCAGGATCAGGTTGACCAGGGTTTTTGGATTGGAAGTGACTGCAACTGCTTTTTCGAAGAAGTCAGACAACTCCTTGTCGTCAGTCATCCGTTCGGCTTCATAGGCTGTCAGGCCGTAATCTTCCATGTACTGCGCCTTTCGCTCGTCCGCAAGTCTGGGGATGACGGCACGGATTCTTTCGATTTCCGCTGCTCCGACTTCGACCGGAACCAGGTCCGGGTCGGGGAAATAGCGGTAATCGGCAGCTTCCTCTTTTTTCCGCATGGAGGAGGTCTGACCTGTTTTTTCATCAAAACGTCGGGTTTCCTGGGTGATGGTGCCGCCTTCTTCAAGCAGTGCGACCTGGCGTTTGAATTCGCTCTCGATGGCCCGGGCCACAAAGTTGAAAGAGTTCAAGTTTTTCAGTTCAACCCGGGTGCCCAGAGTCTGGTCACCCTTTTTCCGGACCGACAGGTTGACGTCGCAACGGAGTGAACCCTCATTCATCTTGCCGTCGGAGATGCCTGTATAGCGTGCCATGGCCCGAAGCTTGCGCAGGTAGGCGACGGCTTCATCGCCGCTCCGCAGATCGGGTTCCGAGACGATTTCGATCAGGGGAACTCCGCAGCGGTTGCAATCGACCAGGGTGCCCTGGCCGGCAAGATGGATCAGTTTGCCGGCATCCTCCTCAACATGGATGCGGGCAATACGAATGCGTTTGCTTTCATCCCCCGACAAGATATCCAGGTAGCCGTCGGTGCAGAGAGGGAAGTCATTCTGGGTGATCTGGTAAGCCTTGGGCAGGTCGGGGTAAAAGTAATTTTTCCGGTCGAATCGCGACCAGGGTTCAATTGAGCAGTGGGTTGCCAGCCCGGCCCGGATGGCGAACTCCACCACTTCCCGGTTCAGGGCGGGAAGCGCACCGGGCATGGCCAGGCAGACGGGGCAGACCTGAGTATTGGGCGGCGCTCCGAAGGTGGTGGCACAGTTGCAAAAAAGCTTGTGCTCTGTCTTCAGCTCAATGTGGACTTCAAGGCCAATAACAGACTCGTAATCCGCGTAGTTCATGGCGTCACCTCCGGCGCGGCGGGAATGAGGCCGTGCGCATCTTCGTAAAGAGCGGCCAGCTGGTAAAGCAGGCTTTCCGAGAAAGGTTTTCCCATGAGTTGCATGCCAACCGGCAGACCCTGTCCGGTCAGGCCCAGGGGCACGGAAAGAGCAGGCATACCGGTCAGGGAAGCGGGGAGAGTGAAGCGGTCATTGCTGTACTTGCTTCCTCCCAGCTCTTCAGGCAGGCTGCCCAAAGGCCATGCCGGCGTTGCCGTGACCGGGGTCAGGATGGCCTGGCAGGTCTGAAAGACCTTTTTGAACTCCTCCATAACGAGGGAACGCGCCTGAGCTGCCTTATAAAAATAATCGCGGTAGTTGTCTTCGGAGAGGGTGAAGGAGCCCAGGAGGATGCGTTGCTTAACTTCAGGGCCCAGAGCCTCGGAACGGGACCTGGTATAGACATCCTCCAGGTTTTCCTCACCCTGGCTGCGATAGCCAAAGTGGATGCCATCATAGCGGTTCATGGCCGAAAAGCCTTCAGCACTGGAAAGAATGTAATAAGCGGCAAGGGAGGCATCAAGGGTTTTCAGGTCGACCGGAATGATCCTAAGCCCCTGGCTTTCATAGAAGCGGAGCGCCTTCTCAAGAAGATCATGCACTTGGGGGTCCAGGTCATCGGATGCAAAATAGGATTCCGGCCAGCCGATTGTCAGCTGAGCGGGCACCTCCCCGATGGCATCCAGGAAGGAACCACCCTGCCGGTCAAGGCTGTGAACATCCTTTCTGTCCCGGACCGCAATGGCGTCCAGGACCAGGGCATTGTCCCTCACGCTCCTGGTCATGGGGCCCACCTGGTCGAGCGAGGCGGCGAAGGCTGTAACACCGCGTCTTGAGACCAGGCCATAGGTCGGACGGAGGCCGACAAGGCCGCAGAGGGCAGCGGGCTGGCGGATGGACCCGCCCGTGTCTGAGCCCAGGGTGAAACAGGCTTCGCCCGAGGCGACCGCCGCCGCAGAACCGCCGGAACTCCCGCCGGGAACACGTGTCAGATCGTAGGGATTGCGTGTCGGATGGAAAGCAGAGCTTTCGGTCGAATGGCCCATGGCGAACTCATCCATATTGGTTTTCCCTAAAAGCACCATTTCCTGCTGCCTCAGGAGCCGCCAGACAAAGGCATCATAGGGGGGAATGAAATCTTTCATCATTCGGGAGGCATTGGTTGTCGGGATCCCGCGT from Fastidiosipila sp. encodes:
- a CDS encoding RNA-binding S4 domain-containing protein; this translates as MRLDKFLKISRIVKRRTVANEMAAAGRVEINGKRAKPGAEVKTGDILQIGYGAKQIRVRVLEVREYAKKEEAASLYEILNS
- a CDS encoding deoxyribonuclease IV; amino-acid sequence: MLYLGCHLSASAGYLAMARTALSIGANTFQFFTRNPRGGKARALDLDDIEAYNRFARKNGIGTIVAHAPYTMNLCSDKASVREFGRDVLREDLERLQHIDHVVYNLHPGSHVGQGRDRGMAMIADALNQVLTGDIKTPVLLETMAGKGSEIGSAFGDLAGIIDGVVHKDKMGVCMDSCHMYDAGYDVAGGLDQLLSEFDRLVGLDRLQAFHLNDSKNEAGSGKDRHAKIGEGTMGLEAVVRIIRHPLLQGLPFILETPNEVDGYAREIALLRSLAG
- a CDS encoding DUF5058 family protein, whose translation is MFHVNHPVLYALASLVILYVLGQSVFFTIQAYRRAREMGMEKSLLRAIMRGSAIFTLAPAVAILIGVIALSQYLGLPLPWLRLSVLGAITYELPAASAAASALGISITDAIVDARAYSTIAWVMTLGILSGIVVITFFLKRIEKGLMTIKSKDEKWGALLMDSLFIGMVSAFLGMIFSKIRLGLAGWIPVFVMIFSSVLMLIFGFLVKKKKIAWLENYAMPFSMMGAMAFSIPLTFWIGG
- a CDS encoding TrkH family potassium uptake protein yields the protein MNFNSVRYVQGRIFQICSLLLLLPLVVALVFGEIKPALQSFGLVAVGFFGLGTLMTLKRPERIRLRASEGMVITFLTWLSASLAGALAFMLAGEIPRFVNAFFETVSGFTTTGSSILQDVESMSHYCLFWRSFTHFIGGMGVLVFAFVINADSPADSVNIMKAEMPGPYFGKLVSRIRKTAMILYAIYFVMTLITFVLLCLGGMPVFDAIIHAFGAAGTGGFSNKSASIGFYQSSFINWVLTAAMILFGVNFQVYFLSLRKGLRQVLRSEELRWYLGIYLTVSLLVTLGILRQSPTAGQAFEHSFFTVSSIMSTTGYATQDFTLWPLVSQVLLLLVMMIGASAGSTGGGLKVSRFIVYLKSAREQIFRSRDQRQVMSVRIDGQILPESDKQPVLRYLSIYLIFLALGTLLLSLESPDLMTAFSAAATAVNNVGPGLSSIGPTSNFSAFSDFTKMVLSFLMLAGRLEFLPFLLFVSPKTWRRTS
- the trkA gene encoding Trk system potassium transporter TrkA translates to MQIVIAGAGKYGHTLAGELVAEGHDVTIIEKNEEWFEDIMEEFDLSGVIGNAASYATQLEAGVGECDAFMAMTGSDEINLISAILAQSLGAGKTIARVSNPDYSPPTPAFRQSLGIDLLINPNLESAKEIMRMLRYPSAISVESFFRGKVYIVAVRVPGDSILAGMKLLDFKRQCGEDLMVCVIRRDGEVFVPDGKSVIHAGDTIHVTGEVDTLQNFYAHTNTMAPRIRNVLITGGGAIAYWLLGLMNKQKYAVKLIERDRGIAEFVFQHYPWVDVIRADGTDQRVLEECNIQHYDAFISLTGIDEENVLASWVASHNGVQKTITKINRTRLLNILGESDLQNVLTPHHIVSDEIVRTIRALDNSQGSSVEALYRFEEGRVEALEFVANPRSKVIGKTLLELDIRPQLRLACIARGQEILFPGGGDQILAGDRVIVVATGTRLTDLDDILGG
- a CDS encoding M42 family metallopeptidase, producing MASRTFLEMMKAYSEARGPSGFEHEAADLVIQYTGDQGEVIRDTMQNVFVHRHGNAGDRVRVQLDAHLDEVGLIVQSIKPNGMLGVLPLGSWVPGNIPAHLFRVRTRERRWIPAIASSKPPHYLTEAERKEGITMEQIELDIGAGSKQETEEEFGVGLAAPVVPDVTFVHDEARGLLLGKAFDCRLGCAAMTETLKELQGEALGVDVTAAFSVQEEIGGRGAMVTARRTGADLAIVFEGTPADDNFAPAGHSQTALGKGPMLRHIDRSMITHPGFQRYALALADEEGIPVQEAVRSGGGTNGGLIHTQGAGIPTIVIGIPVRYIHTHYGWARLGDVEKAVSLAAALIRSFDGTILDRLIY
- the gatB gene encoding Asp-tRNA(Asn)/Glu-tRNA(Gln) amidotransferase subunit GatB: MNYADYESVIGLEVHIELKTEHKLFCNCATTFGAPPNTQVCPVCLAMPGALPALNREVVEFAIRAGLATHCSIEPWSRFDRKNYFYPDLPKAYQITQNDFPLCTDGYLDILSGDESKRIRIARIHVEEDAGKLIHLAGQGTLVDCNRCGVPLIEIVSEPDLRSGDEAVAYLRKLRAMARYTGISDGKMNEGSLRCDVNLSVRKKGDQTLGTRVELKNLNSFNFVARAIESEFKRQVALLEEGGTITQETRRFDEKTGQTSSMRKKEEAADYRYFPDPDLVPVEVGAAEIERIRAVIPRLADERKAQYMEDYGLTAYEAERMTDDKELSDFFEKAVAVTSNPKTLVNLILADVAPLYTEDTTDDLLNPVSLGKLADLLAKGEINSNTGRQVLKALMEEDFDPASYIEEHELAQINDKEKLRPAVERSVASNERAVRDFLKGKDSAMRSLIGGVMKETGGRANPILAESMIRETIGSL
- the gatA gene encoding Asp-tRNA(Asn)/Glu-tRNA(Gln) amidotransferase subunit GatA, producing MDYRKMELTQIAGALRSRDFSARELAEAVFRTIDQGEDRIGAYITLTRESALKQADRVDQLIAGGLQLPPLAGIPGALKDNIATRGIPTTNASRMMKDFIPPYDAFVWRLLRQQEMVLLGKTNMDEFAMGHSTESSAFHPTRNPYDLTRVPGGSSGGSAAAVASGEACFTLGSDTGGSIRQPAALCGLVGLRPTYGLVSRRGVTAFAASLDQVGPMTRSVRDNALVLDAIAVRDRKDVHSLDRQGGSFLDAIGEVPAQLTIGWPESYFASDDLDPQVHDLLEKALRFYESQGLRIIPVDLKTLDASLAAYYILSSAEGFSAMNRYDGIHFGYRSQGEENLEDVYTRSRSEALGPEVKQRILLGSFTLSEDNYRDYFYKAAQARSLVMEEFKKVFQTCQAILTPVTATPAWPLGSLPEELGGSKYSNDRFTLPASLTGMPALSVPLGLTGQGLPVGMQLMGKPFSESLLYQLAALYEDAHGLIPAAPEVTP